Below is a window of Syntrophorhabdaceae bacterium DNA.
CGGTGGTATACCTATGCGGGTGTTTTTGAGGGTCTTCTCAAAAAATATAGTCCTTTTGCCGTACTTGGCGCCTCCACGGTAACGGGCAAGGACCTTTTCCCCAGGCTTGCCGCGCGGTTTAGCGGGGCAATGATATCGGATGCCGTCGGCATAGACTTCCACGACACCGGCATAAAGGTCAAAAAGCCGCTCTTCGGGGGAAAGGTCATATCATGGATCACCTGCAGCGAGGATTCGGTGATCTTCATAACCTTCAGACCTAATTCGTTCGGTGTCGAAAAAGGGTCGCTGAACGGCGAGGTTGTAGAAGAACAGTTTGAGGTTGTGAAGGACCCGAAGATGAATATCATAAGCGCAGAAAAACATGTCTCGGAAAAGGTCGACCTGCAGGAAGCGGATTTTATCATATGCGGAGGCAGGGGTATGAAAGGACCGGAACATTTTCAGGTCCTCGAAGAGATCGCCGGGATCATGGGCGGCAGGGTAGGCGCATCGCGTGCCGTTGTTGACAGTAAATGGAGAGAGTATGACGACCAGGTAGGCAAGAGCGGCAAGACGGTATCGCCGAAGCTGTATATCGGCTGCGGGATCTCCGGCGCCCTGCATCATACGATGGGGATGGACACTTCCAAGGTCATCGTGGCAATCAACAAGGATCCCAATGCCCCGATCTTTCACTATGCCGACTACGGGATCGTCGATGATGCCTTCGCCGTACTCCCGATCCTGAAGGAAGCATTGAAAAAGACAAGGGAAGAGATCTGACATGGATAAGATCGACGTTGTAATTGTAGGCGGCGGCCTTGCGGGGCTTGCCTGCGCTTACAGACTCGCCGATAAAGGGTTGCAGGTCATTGTCGTTGAACGGGGAGACTTCCCGGGGAGCAAGAACGTGACCGGCGGAAGGCTCTACCTCATGCCGATAAGATCACTGGTCGGCGACATGCTGGACGATGCCCCTTTCGAGAGAAAGGTGGTGAGGGAACGCTGGAGCCTTTTCGGCAAAGGCAACTCCCTTAATATTGATTTTACCGGTGAGAGGTTCAGGGGTGAAGACCACAGCTACACGCTCCTCCGCTCCCGTTTTGACAGATGGCTGTCGGAAAAGCTGATGAGTAAAGGCGTCTTTGTTATTCCCAGGTACAGGGTTGACGACCTCCTCTGGGAAGGCGACAGCGTGGCCGGCATCAGGGCCGGCAGCGAGGAGATCGCCGCCCATGTCGTTGTTGCCGCCGACGGTGTCCTCTCTTTCATGGCGGAAAAGGCAGGACTGAGACAGAAGATGACCCCGAAGAACTACGCAGTGGGTATGAAAGAGGTCATAGAGCTCCCCGAGGAGAAGATCAACGACAGATTCAATGTCGGCAGCAATGAAGGCTGTGCCCATCTCTTTCTGGGTGACGTGACACAGGGTATCTTCGGCGGAG
It encodes the following:
- a CDS encoding electron transfer flavoprotein subunit alpha/FixB family protein, whose translation is RWYTYAGVFEGLLKKYSPFAVLGASTVTGKDLFPRLAARFSGAMISDAVGIDFHDTGIKVKKPLFGGKVISWITCSEDSVIFITFRPNSFGVEKGSLNGEVVEEQFEVVKDPKMNIISAEKHVSEKVDLQEADFIICGGRGMKGPEHFQVLEEIAGIMGGRVGASRAVVDSKWREYDDQVGKSGKTVSPKLYIGCGISGALHHTMGMDTSKVIVAINKDPNAPIFHYADYGIVDDAFAVLPILKEALKKTREEI
- a CDS encoding FAD-dependent oxidoreductase; this encodes MDKIDVVIVGGGLAGLACAYRLADKGLQVIVVERGDFPGSKNVTGGRLYLMPIRSLVGDMLDDAPFERKVVRERWSLFGKGNSLNIDFTGERFRGEDHSYTLLRSRFDRWLSEKLMSKGVFVIPRYRVDDLLWEGDSVAGIRAGSEEIAAHVVVAADGVLSFMAEKAGLRQKMTPKNYAVGMKEVIELPEEKINDRFNVGSNEGCAHLFLGDVTQGIFGGGFLYTNRDTVSIGIVAGIQGLMKKDPPIEAHTLMDAFKEKYEIKRLLDGGSLVEYSAHIIPEGGYKGISKLYGNGIVVVGDAAGFALNMGVTVRGMEFAIASGIIAADTITGAKEANDFTAKTLSGYEKRLQETFVLKDLAACEGMPEFLDNESFFSYYPDTFTGFLDKIMWFGDGPKEKIGATLWKELKASGMLSFKRLKELYNIRKI